A window of Gasterosteus aculeatus chromosome 9, fGasAcu3.hap1.1, whole genome shotgun sequence contains these coding sequences:
- the pik3r6 gene encoding phosphoinositide 3-kinase regulatory subunit 6 isoform X2 has product MTNKIPWNNASSTCSMEPTAGCSPTFSESDLYRSVMAVMPRGTDHQHPQDCLNKGMLRWTLHKKVQSNPVNSSSLVWVLIKELEKAERWDSRKSIIPLLHTLMYAIIQTAYIPDELYKRVYSFCKRLLTYPQPYCTVGLSYTRQIKTERSTPGLMYQQMVTAEQRLKNEHYPLQERVFILADPEVFSSSLEQVVSGDIEASSLFAGGSLSPLHHMCSVVQHTIQAALGAEQCNGPKLARALKDVGQDVESHFQEVLAALQQSAEEGGRGDGAALRSRLQRLYRRIVPDADSEPLSSGRLCNSPLPNPEMSFHMWTEHLDIWRVLAKWFRSSSVSEQFPLSQEQDDLVLGDSPSDLMPSDMTRFSVMSIDSGIEGDLPPGADPSLSSSLDCAGLSALWEQCKIEPEPGRLSRRRGIKMKPSVKESMVLMQDTLQENAGLGGVEGGGGGGGRTGRRGATLQRRAGSSATQNPFLKQQRLFTARIVAMGDDRVLGRLAKVYYLFRKREARRLFLTMKVNLQFYYIPVCCATTPVSSTKEDLHQSKENLCTLGSYLSTVDPWYNSNIKSLGCMIPELAKMMNPGKPKEPFVSDVISYYVRTGQQPVYFTIYFVKITFNAMSKNPVEDVFLTHLGMEFPEFRQISQSIKADKHKRGSGEICGAVISLNYRKVTLSGRDVDKGMSVRTSGAQITAITCNEAEDLNCLTMTLNESPTKSKNNVLESTFRASNIKIRTLENRPLTVTLDRDRRRTYTDVQSLEISPCLDPGYCVQKTIRSKYELGECKEAGLSKYMNKGLPLPINTFAGIIT; this is encoded by the exons ATGACCAACAAGATCCCGTGGAATAACGCAAGCAGTACCTGCAGCATGGAGCCTACAG CCGGCTGCTCCCCTACATTTTCAGAGTCAGATCTCTACCGCAGCGTCATGGCTGTGATGCCCCGGGGAACGGACCACCAGCATCCCCAAGACTGTCTCAACAAAG gcatgCTGAGGTGGACGCTTCATAAGAAGGTGCAAAGCAATCCTGTGAACAGCTCATCTCTAGTGTGGGTGCTGATTAAAGAGCTGGAAAAG GCTGAGCGATGGGACTCTCGCAAAAGCATCATCCCTCTGCTCCACACACTGATGTATGCCATCATTCAG ACAGCCTACATTCCAGATGAGCTGTACAAGCGGGTTTACAGCTTTTGCAAGAGACTCCTGACTTACCCCCAACCGTACTGCACCGTGGGGCTCAGCTACACGAGACAGATCAAAACCGAACGCTCCACTCCAG GTCTGATGTACCAGCAGATGGTCACAGCCGAGCAGAGACTAAAAAATGAACACTACCCGCTTCAGGAGAG GGTCTTCATCCTGGCCGATCCTGAAGTCTTCTCAAGCTCTTTGGAACAAGTTGTGTCCGGCGACATTGAGGCGTCCTCTTTGTTTGCCGGCGGATCTCTGAGTCCTTTGCATCACATGTGCAGCGTGGTCCAACACACCATACAGGCTGCTCTAGGAGCCGAGCAGTGCAACGGGCCCAAACTGGCTCGAGCCCTGAAG GACGTGGGTCAAGATGTGGAGTCACACTTCCAGGAAGTGTTGGCGGCTCTGCAGCAGAGCGCGGAGGAGGGCGGCCGGGGGGACGGCGCAGCGCTGAGGAGCCGTCTCCAGCGGCTGTACAGAAGGATCGTCCCCGACGCAGACTCAG AGCCATTGTCCAGTGGACGACTGTGCAACAGCCCTCTTCCAAACCCAGAGATGAGCTTCCACATGTGGACGGAGCATCTGGATATCT GGCGCGTGCTGGCCAAGTGGTTTCGATCCAGCTCCGTGTCGGAGCAGTTCCCCCTCAGCCAGGAGCAGGATGACTTGGTGCTGGGTGACTCGCCCAGCGACCTGATGCCGTCCGACATGACTCGCTTCTCCGTCATGTCCATCGACAGCGGCATCGAAGGAGACCTGCCCCCCGGCGCCGATCCCTCCCTATCCTCATCTCTGGACTGTGCCGGCTTGAGCGCATTATGGGAACAATGCAAGAT TGAGCCAGAGCCGGGGAGGCTGTCCCGGCGTAGAGGCATCAAGATGAAGCCATCGGTGAAGGAGAGCATGGTGCTGATGCAGGACACCCTGCAGGAGAACGCCGGCCTCGGCGGCGTGGAAGGCGGCGGAGGCGGTGGAGGGAGGACAGGAAGACGAGGGGCGACTCTTCAGAGGCGCGCAGGGAGCAGCGCGACGCAGAACCCCTTCCTCAAGCAGCAGAGGCTCTTTACTGCCAGGATAGTCGCCATGGGAGACGACAGGGTGCTGGGTCGCCTGGCCAAGGTCTACTACCTCTTCAG GAAAAGGGAAGCGCGTAGGCTTTTTCTTACCATGAAAGTCAACCTCCAGTTTTACTACATCCCTGTTTGCTGCGCAACAACTCCCGTCTCCTCCACGAAG GAAGACCTCCATCAATCCAAAGAAAACCTCTGCACTCTTGGTTCCTACTTGAGCACGGTGGACCCGTGGTACAACTCTAACATCAAGAGTTTAGGCTGCATGATCCCTGAGCTGGCGAAAATG ATGAATCCAGGGAAGCCAAAAGAGCCCTTTGTGTCTGATGTCATCTCCTACTACGTTCGAACCGGCCAGCAGCCGGTCTATTTCACCATCTACTTTGTTAAG ATCACGTTCAACGCCATGTCGAAGAACCCCGTGGAAGACGTGTTTCTCACCCACCTAGGAATGGAGTTCCCTGAGTTTAGACAGATATCACAGTCCATTAAAG CGGATAAACACAAGAGGGGCTCGGGGGAGATCTGCGGGGCTGTTATCTCCTTGAATTACAGAAAG GTGACGCTGAGTGGGCGAGACGTTGACAAAGGAATGTCCGTCAGGACGTCGGGCGCTCAGATCACTGCGATTACCTGCAACGAGGCCGAAG ATCTGAACTGTTTGACAATGACACTGAATGAATCTCCTACGAAAAGCAAAAACAACGTTCTG GAGTCAACGTTTCGGGCCAGCAACATTAAGATTCGCACTTTGGAGAACCGGCCTTTAACTGTTACTCTGGACAGAGACCGCCGAAGGACCTACACAGATGTGCAGAG CCTCGAGATCTCCCCGTGTCTTGATCCCGGCTACTGCGTCCAGAAAACCATTCGGTCCAAGTACGAGTTGGGAGAGTGCAAAGAGGCGGGACTGAGCAAATACATGAACAAAGGACTCCCTCTACCCATCAACACATTTGCCGGCATCATCACTTGA
- the pik3r6 gene encoding phosphoinositide 3-kinase regulatory subunit 6 isoform X3, translated as MTNKIPWNNASSTCSMEPTESDLYRSVMAVMPRGTDHQHPQDCLNKGMLRWTLHKKVQSNPVNSSSLVWVLIKELEKAERWDSRKSIIPLLHTLMYAIIQTAYIPDELYKRVYSFCKRLLTYPQPYCTVGLSYTRQIKTERSTPGLMYQQMVTAEQRLKNEHYPLQERVFILADPEVFSSSLEQVVSGDIEASSLFAGGSLSPLHHMCSVVQHTIQAALGAEQCNGPKLARALKDVGQDVESHFQEVLAALQQSAEEGGRGDGAALRSRLQRLYRRIVPDADSEPLSSGRLCNSPLPNPEMSFHMWTEHLDIWRVLAKWFRSSSVSEQFPLSQEQDDLVLGDSPSDLMPSDMTRFSVMSIDSGIEGDLPPGADPSLSSSLDCAGLSALWEQCKIEPEPGRLSRRRGIKMKPSVKESMVLMQDTLQENAGLGGVEGGGGGGGRTGRRGATLQRRAGSSATQNPFLKQQRLFTARIVAMGDDRVLGRLAKVYYLFRKREARRLFLTMKVNLQFYYIPVCCATTPVSSTKEDLHQSKENLCTLGSYLSTVDPWYNSNIKSLGCMIPELAKMQQMNPGKPKEPFVSDVISYYVRTGQQPVYFTIYFVKITFNAMSKNPVEDVFLTHLGMEFPEFRQISQSIKADKHKRGSGEICGAVISLNYRKVTLSGRDVDKGMSVRTSGAQITAITCNEAEDLNCLTMTLNESPTKSKNNVLESTFRASNIKIRTLENRPLTVTLDRDRRRTYTDVQSLEISPCLDPGYCVQKTIRSKYELGECKEAGLSKYMNKGLPLPINTFAGIIT; from the exons ATGACCAACAAGATCCCGTGGAATAACGCAAGCAGTACCTGCAGCATGGAGCCTACAG AGTCAGATCTCTACCGCAGCGTCATGGCTGTGATGCCCCGGGGAACGGACCACCAGCATCCCCAAGACTGTCTCAACAAAG gcatgCTGAGGTGGACGCTTCATAAGAAGGTGCAAAGCAATCCTGTGAACAGCTCATCTCTAGTGTGGGTGCTGATTAAAGAGCTGGAAAAG GCTGAGCGATGGGACTCTCGCAAAAGCATCATCCCTCTGCTCCACACACTGATGTATGCCATCATTCAG ACAGCCTACATTCCAGATGAGCTGTACAAGCGGGTTTACAGCTTTTGCAAGAGACTCCTGACTTACCCCCAACCGTACTGCACCGTGGGGCTCAGCTACACGAGACAGATCAAAACCGAACGCTCCACTCCAG GTCTGATGTACCAGCAGATGGTCACAGCCGAGCAGAGACTAAAAAATGAACACTACCCGCTTCAGGAGAG GGTCTTCATCCTGGCCGATCCTGAAGTCTTCTCAAGCTCTTTGGAACAAGTTGTGTCCGGCGACATTGAGGCGTCCTCTTTGTTTGCCGGCGGATCTCTGAGTCCTTTGCATCACATGTGCAGCGTGGTCCAACACACCATACAGGCTGCTCTAGGAGCCGAGCAGTGCAACGGGCCCAAACTGGCTCGAGCCCTGAAG GACGTGGGTCAAGATGTGGAGTCACACTTCCAGGAAGTGTTGGCGGCTCTGCAGCAGAGCGCGGAGGAGGGCGGCCGGGGGGACGGCGCAGCGCTGAGGAGCCGTCTCCAGCGGCTGTACAGAAGGATCGTCCCCGACGCAGACTCAG AGCCATTGTCCAGTGGACGACTGTGCAACAGCCCTCTTCCAAACCCAGAGATGAGCTTCCACATGTGGACGGAGCATCTGGATATCT GGCGCGTGCTGGCCAAGTGGTTTCGATCCAGCTCCGTGTCGGAGCAGTTCCCCCTCAGCCAGGAGCAGGATGACTTGGTGCTGGGTGACTCGCCCAGCGACCTGATGCCGTCCGACATGACTCGCTTCTCCGTCATGTCCATCGACAGCGGCATCGAAGGAGACCTGCCCCCCGGCGCCGATCCCTCCCTATCCTCATCTCTGGACTGTGCCGGCTTGAGCGCATTATGGGAACAATGCAAGAT TGAGCCAGAGCCGGGGAGGCTGTCCCGGCGTAGAGGCATCAAGATGAAGCCATCGGTGAAGGAGAGCATGGTGCTGATGCAGGACACCCTGCAGGAGAACGCCGGCCTCGGCGGCGTGGAAGGCGGCGGAGGCGGTGGAGGGAGGACAGGAAGACGAGGGGCGACTCTTCAGAGGCGCGCAGGGAGCAGCGCGACGCAGAACCCCTTCCTCAAGCAGCAGAGGCTCTTTACTGCCAGGATAGTCGCCATGGGAGACGACAGGGTGCTGGGTCGCCTGGCCAAGGTCTACTACCTCTTCAG GAAAAGGGAAGCGCGTAGGCTTTTTCTTACCATGAAAGTCAACCTCCAGTTTTACTACATCCCTGTTTGCTGCGCAACAACTCCCGTCTCCTCCACGAAG GAAGACCTCCATCAATCCAAAGAAAACCTCTGCACTCTTGGTTCCTACTTGAGCACGGTGGACCCGTGGTACAACTCTAACATCAAGAGTTTAGGCTGCATGATCCCTGAGCTGGCGAAAATG CAACAGATGAATCCAGGGAAGCCAAAAGAGCCCTTTGTGTCTGATGTCATCTCCTACTACGTTCGAACCGGCCAGCAGCCGGTCTATTTCACCATCTACTTTGTTAAG ATCACGTTCAACGCCATGTCGAAGAACCCCGTGGAAGACGTGTTTCTCACCCACCTAGGAATGGAGTTCCCTGAGTTTAGACAGATATCACAGTCCATTAAAG CGGATAAACACAAGAGGGGCTCGGGGGAGATCTGCGGGGCTGTTATCTCCTTGAATTACAGAAAG GTGACGCTGAGTGGGCGAGACGTTGACAAAGGAATGTCCGTCAGGACGTCGGGCGCTCAGATCACTGCGATTACCTGCAACGAGGCCGAAG ATCTGAACTGTTTGACAATGACACTGAATGAATCTCCTACGAAAAGCAAAAACAACGTTCTG GAGTCAACGTTTCGGGCCAGCAACATTAAGATTCGCACTTTGGAGAACCGGCCTTTAACTGTTACTCTGGACAGAGACCGCCGAAGGACCTACACAGATGTGCAGAG CCTCGAGATCTCCCCGTGTCTTGATCCCGGCTACTGCGTCCAGAAAACCATTCGGTCCAAGTACGAGTTGGGAGAGTGCAAAGAGGCGGGACTGAGCAAATACATGAACAAAGGACTCCCTCTACCCATCAACACATTTGCCGGCATCATCACTTGA
- the pik3r6 gene encoding phosphoinositide 3-kinase regulatory subunit 6 isoform X1, translated as MTNKIPWNNASSTCSMEPTAGCSPTFSESDLYRSVMAVMPRGTDHQHPQDCLNKGMLRWTLHKKVQSNPVNSSSLVWVLIKELEKAERWDSRKSIIPLLHTLMYAIIQTAYIPDELYKRVYSFCKRLLTYPQPYCTVGLSYTRQIKTERSTPGLMYQQMVTAEQRLKNEHYPLQERVFILADPEVFSSSLEQVVSGDIEASSLFAGGSLSPLHHMCSVVQHTIQAALGAEQCNGPKLARALKDVGQDVESHFQEVLAALQQSAEEGGRGDGAALRSRLQRLYRRIVPDADSEPLSSGRLCNSPLPNPEMSFHMWTEHLDIWRVLAKWFRSSSVSEQFPLSQEQDDLVLGDSPSDLMPSDMTRFSVMSIDSGIEGDLPPGADPSLSSSLDCAGLSALWEQCKIEPEPGRLSRRRGIKMKPSVKESMVLMQDTLQENAGLGGVEGGGGGGGRTGRRGATLQRRAGSSATQNPFLKQQRLFTARIVAMGDDRVLGRLAKVYYLFRKREARRLFLTMKVNLQFYYIPVCCATTPVSSTKEDLHQSKENLCTLGSYLSTVDPWYNSNIKSLGCMIPELAKMQQMNPGKPKEPFVSDVISYYVRTGQQPVYFTIYFVKITFNAMSKNPVEDVFLTHLGMEFPEFRQISQSIKADKHKRGSGEICGAVISLNYRKVTLSGRDVDKGMSVRTSGAQITAITCNEAEDLNCLTMTLNESPTKSKNNVLESTFRASNIKIRTLENRPLTVTLDRDRRRTYTDVQSLEISPCLDPGYCVQKTIRSKYELGECKEAGLSKYMNKGLPLPINTFAGIIT; from the exons ATGACCAACAAGATCCCGTGGAATAACGCAAGCAGTACCTGCAGCATGGAGCCTACAG CCGGCTGCTCCCCTACATTTTCAGAGTCAGATCTCTACCGCAGCGTCATGGCTGTGATGCCCCGGGGAACGGACCACCAGCATCCCCAAGACTGTCTCAACAAAG gcatgCTGAGGTGGACGCTTCATAAGAAGGTGCAAAGCAATCCTGTGAACAGCTCATCTCTAGTGTGGGTGCTGATTAAAGAGCTGGAAAAG GCTGAGCGATGGGACTCTCGCAAAAGCATCATCCCTCTGCTCCACACACTGATGTATGCCATCATTCAG ACAGCCTACATTCCAGATGAGCTGTACAAGCGGGTTTACAGCTTTTGCAAGAGACTCCTGACTTACCCCCAACCGTACTGCACCGTGGGGCTCAGCTACACGAGACAGATCAAAACCGAACGCTCCACTCCAG GTCTGATGTACCAGCAGATGGTCACAGCCGAGCAGAGACTAAAAAATGAACACTACCCGCTTCAGGAGAG GGTCTTCATCCTGGCCGATCCTGAAGTCTTCTCAAGCTCTTTGGAACAAGTTGTGTCCGGCGACATTGAGGCGTCCTCTTTGTTTGCCGGCGGATCTCTGAGTCCTTTGCATCACATGTGCAGCGTGGTCCAACACACCATACAGGCTGCTCTAGGAGCCGAGCAGTGCAACGGGCCCAAACTGGCTCGAGCCCTGAAG GACGTGGGTCAAGATGTGGAGTCACACTTCCAGGAAGTGTTGGCGGCTCTGCAGCAGAGCGCGGAGGAGGGCGGCCGGGGGGACGGCGCAGCGCTGAGGAGCCGTCTCCAGCGGCTGTACAGAAGGATCGTCCCCGACGCAGACTCAG AGCCATTGTCCAGTGGACGACTGTGCAACAGCCCTCTTCCAAACCCAGAGATGAGCTTCCACATGTGGACGGAGCATCTGGATATCT GGCGCGTGCTGGCCAAGTGGTTTCGATCCAGCTCCGTGTCGGAGCAGTTCCCCCTCAGCCAGGAGCAGGATGACTTGGTGCTGGGTGACTCGCCCAGCGACCTGATGCCGTCCGACATGACTCGCTTCTCCGTCATGTCCATCGACAGCGGCATCGAAGGAGACCTGCCCCCCGGCGCCGATCCCTCCCTATCCTCATCTCTGGACTGTGCCGGCTTGAGCGCATTATGGGAACAATGCAAGAT TGAGCCAGAGCCGGGGAGGCTGTCCCGGCGTAGAGGCATCAAGATGAAGCCATCGGTGAAGGAGAGCATGGTGCTGATGCAGGACACCCTGCAGGAGAACGCCGGCCTCGGCGGCGTGGAAGGCGGCGGAGGCGGTGGAGGGAGGACAGGAAGACGAGGGGCGACTCTTCAGAGGCGCGCAGGGAGCAGCGCGACGCAGAACCCCTTCCTCAAGCAGCAGAGGCTCTTTACTGCCAGGATAGTCGCCATGGGAGACGACAGGGTGCTGGGTCGCCTGGCCAAGGTCTACTACCTCTTCAG GAAAAGGGAAGCGCGTAGGCTTTTTCTTACCATGAAAGTCAACCTCCAGTTTTACTACATCCCTGTTTGCTGCGCAACAACTCCCGTCTCCTCCACGAAG GAAGACCTCCATCAATCCAAAGAAAACCTCTGCACTCTTGGTTCCTACTTGAGCACGGTGGACCCGTGGTACAACTCTAACATCAAGAGTTTAGGCTGCATGATCCCTGAGCTGGCGAAAATG CAACAGATGAATCCAGGGAAGCCAAAAGAGCCCTTTGTGTCTGATGTCATCTCCTACTACGTTCGAACCGGCCAGCAGCCGGTCTATTTCACCATCTACTTTGTTAAG ATCACGTTCAACGCCATGTCGAAGAACCCCGTGGAAGACGTGTTTCTCACCCACCTAGGAATGGAGTTCCCTGAGTTTAGACAGATATCACAGTCCATTAAAG CGGATAAACACAAGAGGGGCTCGGGGGAGATCTGCGGGGCTGTTATCTCCTTGAATTACAGAAAG GTGACGCTGAGTGGGCGAGACGTTGACAAAGGAATGTCCGTCAGGACGTCGGGCGCTCAGATCACTGCGATTACCTGCAACGAGGCCGAAG ATCTGAACTGTTTGACAATGACACTGAATGAATCTCCTACGAAAAGCAAAAACAACGTTCTG GAGTCAACGTTTCGGGCCAGCAACATTAAGATTCGCACTTTGGAGAACCGGCCTTTAACTGTTACTCTGGACAGAGACCGCCGAAGGACCTACACAGATGTGCAGAG CCTCGAGATCTCCCCGTGTCTTGATCCCGGCTACTGCGTCCAGAAAACCATTCGGTCCAAGTACGAGTTGGGAGAGTGCAAAGAGGCGGGACTGAGCAAATACATGAACAAAGGACTCCCTCTACCCATCAACACATTTGCCGGCATCATCACTTGA